One stretch of Rana temporaria chromosome 10, aRanTem1.1, whole genome shotgun sequence DNA includes these proteins:
- the TTC36 gene encoding tetratricopeptide repeat protein 36, translating to MCTRNDAAVLHALFNPNVPFGDINEQNEENLQENANQDCSFPPALLEEVRNLELLGVQAAESGDLITAVQKFSKAVELLPDRASAYNNRAQVLRLQGDITGALGNLNRALELSGGKGIVARQALVQHGLILRLNGNEEEAKNDFLQAAEQGSDFAKQQLVLLNPYAALCNRMLRDMIQNLHVPNP from the exons ATGTGTACTCGCAATGATGCAGCAGTCCTGCATGCCCTTTTCAACCCTAATGTCCCTTTTGGTGACATTAATGAACAGAATGAAGAAAACCTACAAGAGAACGCAAATCAAG ATTGCAGTTTCCCACCTGCTTTACTAGAAGAGGTACGGAATCTGGAACTGCTTGGTGTTCAAGCTGCAGAATCTGGAGATCTGATAACAGCTGTGCAAAAATTTAGTAAGGCTGTGGAGCTTCTTCCTGATCGAGCATCTGCATACAACAACCGTGCACAAGTGCTACGCCTACAGGGAGACATTACTG GTGCCCTTGGGAATCTGAATCGTGCATTGGAGCTGAGTGGAGGGAAAGGGATTGTAGCCCGCCAGGCTCTGGTTCAGCATGGACTAATTCTCAGATTAAATGGAAATGAAGAAGAAGCTAAGAATGATTTTCTTCAAGCAGCCGAACAAGGCAGTGATTTTGCTAAACAGCAGTTAGTTTTGCTCAACCCATATGCTGCACTTTGTAACAGAATGCTCAGGGACATGATACAAAACTTGCATGTGCCAAACCCATAG